A part of Olleya sp. Bg11-27 genomic DNA contains:
- a CDS encoding IS1182 family transposase: protein MQGTKIYQEKLFNNFQLSRRVPQDNFYRRLSEILDLEFLRNQTKIYYGNCGQKSLDPVVFFKFCLVGYLENITSDRKLVSHCSLRLDILYFLGYDIDEELPWHSTLSRTHQLYPESVFESLFTHVFKMCVDMQMVSGHTQVIDAAPVKANASMDSLELKVPEEDLESHLRAVRHISNRDKAVPLRSAKVNKAPKSQQELSASRQELQAIKSRNKKWSKDQNHRPGAGNKGSRYTSNKTHYSPTDPDARISVKPGKARKLNYSSQLTVDAAHHVISDIKAYHADGKDSQYLSDIVLRIKRRLWQSGLTIDTCLADTGYSSGENYAFLEKQDITSYIPPHGTFKGGSDEFIYNEKENHYTCPQGKIIPFKKVFYEKKSNTKKKAYRGSKKLCIDCPIRCACLSKTAQEKSFSVTYYRAEYMRNIVRVDSKKGSYMKGKRQSTVEPVFGTLTQFLGMGKVNTLGIKQANKCMNLSATAYNLKKYLKYMKNLPESIAGLLAFIKSTKSHLISLRMLCFKPLAF from the coding sequence ATGCAAGGCACAAAAATATATCAAGAGAAATTATTCAACAATTTCCAGTTGAGTCGTCGGGTTCCCCAAGACAATTTTTATAGACGATTATCAGAAATTTTAGACTTAGAGTTTCTACGGAATCAAACAAAAATCTATTACGGAAACTGTGGACAAAAAAGTTTAGATCCCGTGGTGTTTTTCAAATTCTGTTTAGTGGGTTATTTAGAGAATATCACCAGTGATAGAAAACTGGTATCGCATTGCAGTCTTCGACTGGATATTCTTTATTTTCTAGGCTATGATATCGATGAAGAATTACCATGGCATTCCACGTTAAGTAGAACACATCAACTGTACCCAGAGTCCGTTTTTGAAAGTCTATTTACTCATGTTTTCAAAATGTGCGTAGACATGCAAATGGTAAGCGGTCACACCCAAGTTATCGACGCCGCACCAGTTAAAGCAAATGCTTCTATGGATAGCTTAGAACTTAAAGTGCCAGAAGAAGATTTAGAATCTCATTTACGAGCAGTACGACATATAAGCAATAGAGATAAAGCAGTACCACTTCGATCAGCAAAAGTTAATAAAGCCCCAAAATCGCAACAAGAATTATCAGCAAGCCGTCAGGAATTACAAGCGATAAAGAGCCGAAACAAAAAATGGTCAAAAGATCAAAACCATCGTCCTGGAGCAGGAAATAAAGGTTCCCGTTATACGAGTAATAAAACGCATTACAGTCCAACCGATCCCGATGCTCGCATAAGTGTAAAACCAGGAAAAGCAAGAAAGCTAAATTATTCAAGTCAACTCACGGTAGATGCCGCACATCATGTAATAAGTGACATCAAGGCCTATCATGCCGATGGCAAAGACAGTCAGTATTTATCTGATATTGTATTACGAATAAAAAGACGCTTATGGCAATCTGGTCTTACTATAGACACCTGTCTCGCGGATACTGGTTACAGTAGTGGCGAGAATTATGCTTTTTTAGAAAAGCAGGATATTACGAGTTACATTCCGCCACACGGCACCTTTAAAGGAGGCTCAGATGAATTTATTTATAATGAAAAAGAAAATCACTACACCTGCCCTCAAGGGAAGATAATCCCCTTTAAAAAGGTGTTTTACGAAAAGAAGAGCAACACCAAAAAGAAGGCCTATAGAGGTTCAAAAAAACTTTGTATAGATTGCCCAATACGATGCGCTTGCTTAAGTAAAACGGCACAAGAAAAGTCATTTTCGGTAACGTATTACCGCGCAGAATACATGCGGAATATAGTACGAGTTGATAGTAAAAAAGGAAGCTATATGAAAGGAAAACGACAAAGCACGGTAGAGCCTGTTTTTGGTACACTAACTCAGTTTTTAGGCATGGGAAAAGTAAATACCCTCGGGATTAAACAAGCTAATAAGTGTATGAATCTATCCGCAACAGCCTATAATCTTAAAAAGTATTTAAAATATATGAAAAACCTGCCAGAAAGTATAGCGGGACTACTTGCTTTTATTAAAAGCACAAAAAGCCACCTAATAAGCCTTCGAATGCTATGTTTTAAGCCACTTGCATTTTAG
- a CDS encoding TonB-dependent receptor has protein sequence MKYYIMILCCCIFSWSQSQNCSATLSGKVLDFHDGSPITNATIFIESLNKYTTTDVNGQFSVTALCNAPIVIVVSHLACETKTVNITIEGNTFIDITLEHHIEELNEVQVAGVSNTKVTKTTQESVLKTETIDRFSSLNLGDALKQISGVSSINTGNSIVKPVINGLHSSRIIVMTNGVRLQDQQWGIEHAPNIDLNTAGSINVIKGANALAYGGDAIGGVIILKPSRISLKDSLYGKTIVSGQTNGRGYNANTSLTKTYKKGWYVGAQASVKRFGDFETPDYSLTNSGLNTKGFSVNGGFKTFEKGFNVYYSHLDNEIAILRASHIGNIEDLVNAINSQQPAVIEDFSYDINAPKQDVTHQVFKTEFYKRFKTFGRVDLQYDYQNNQRLEYDIRVGDDRDTPAIDLTLKTHTLKTNVKLDSNSNITYHFGVNAGYQNNFADPKTGVRRLIPDYDKYDLGGFVISNIRLNNSIHMDFGLRYDYNQIDAKKFYLTSRWNERNYDTDFGDLVIDDLGTQLLTNPVFEYSNISASAGMAYQLDTHNSFIFNYGLSNRAPNPSELFSDGLHHSAARIELGDLRLKQETSNRVSGTYNYTKNDLSLNFEAFYNHIKDYIFIEPTGTETTIRGAFPVWSYNQTNAAIYGLDITANYNFNDQWFLKHKSSFTKGKDIGQDQALIDMPSLKTVNSIGYSNLKWLKLKTELQSELVFRQNDYPNNNFEVFIPTTQQTALVDVSTTPPTYHLLHLQSNITLDISKKTNLNIGLNITNVLNTNYRENLNRLRYFADDLGRNIMLQLKLNY, from the coding sequence ATGAAATATTATATAATGATTTTGTGCTGCTGTATATTCAGTTGGTCACAAAGTCAAAACTGTAGCGCTACCCTTTCGGGAAAAGTGCTTGATTTTCATGATGGTTCACCTATTACTAATGCGACCATTTTTATTGAAAGTCTAAACAAGTATACCACTACTGATGTTAATGGACAGTTTTCTGTTACTGCGCTTTGCAATGCTCCAATAGTTATTGTAGTTTCTCATTTAGCATGCGAAACAAAAACAGTAAACATCACGATTGAAGGCAATACGTTTATAGACATTACTCTAGAACACCATATTGAAGAGTTAAATGAGGTCCAAGTAGCAGGTGTTTCTAATACTAAAGTAACAAAAACTACTCAAGAGTCCGTCTTAAAAACCGAAACCATTGATCGCTTTAGTTCACTTAATTTAGGAGATGCTTTAAAGCAAATTAGTGGCGTATCCTCTATTAATACAGGTAATAGTATAGTCAAACCCGTAATTAACGGTTTACATAGTAGTCGAATAATTGTGATGACTAATGGCGTGAGGCTTCAAGACCAACAATGGGGAATTGAGCACGCACCAAACATCGATTTAAATACAGCAGGAAGCATTAATGTTATAAAAGGTGCTAATGCCTTAGCTTATGGTGGTGATGCCATTGGAGGTGTTATTATATTAAAACCGTCAAGAATTAGTTTAAAAGATTCGCTTTACGGAAAAACCATAGTAAGTGGTCAGACCAATGGTAGAGGTTACAACGCCAACACCTCACTAACCAAAACCTACAAAAAAGGATGGTATGTTGGTGCGCAAGCCTCTGTAAAACGTTTTGGCGATTTTGAAACACCAGATTACAGCTTAACCAATAGTGGCTTAAATACCAAAGGGTTTTCTGTTAATGGTGGTTTTAAAACCTTCGAGAAAGGGTTTAACGTCTATTATAGCCATTTGGACAATGAGATAGCCATTTTAAGAGCGTCACACATTGGAAACATTGAAGATTTAGTCAATGCGATTAACAGCCAACAACCAGCAGTGATTGAAGATTTTAGCTATGATATTAACGCCCCTAAACAAGACGTGACACATCAAGTTTTTAAAACTGAATTTTACAAACGCTTTAAAACATTTGGACGTGTAGACCTGCAATATGATTACCAAAATAATCAACGTTTAGAATATGATATACGGGTTGGTGACGATAGAGATACGCCTGCAATAGATTTAACCTTAAAAACGCATACTTTAAAAACTAATGTAAAGTTAGACTCCAATAGTAACATAACATACCATTTTGGAGTAAACGCTGGTTATCAAAATAATTTTGCAGACCCAAAAACTGGTGTTAGACGTTTAATACCAGATTATGATAAGTATGATTTAGGGGGCTTTGTAATTTCTAATATTAGATTAAATAACAGCATCCATATGGACTTTGGTCTACGTTATGATTATAATCAAATTGATGCCAAAAAATTCTATTTAACGAGTCGTTGGAACGAGCGTAATTATGATACTGACTTTGGAGATTTAGTAATTGATGATTTAGGAACCCAACTACTAACTAATCCTGTTTTTGAGTATTCCAATATATCCGCTTCGGCAGGTATGGCTTACCAATTGGATACGCATAATAGCTTTATATTTAATTATGGACTATCCAATCGTGCCCCTAACCCATCTGAATTGTTTAGTGATGGTTTACACCACTCGGCAGCCAGAATAGAATTGGGAGATTTACGTTTAAAACAAGAAACGTCCAATCGTGTTTCTGGTACTTATAACTACACTAAAAACGATTTATCTTTAAACTTTGAAGCGTTTTATAATCACATCAAAGATTACATTTTTATCGAACCCACTGGGACAGAAACAACCATACGTGGCGCGTTTCCTGTTTGGAGTTATAATCAAACTAATGCCGCGATCTACGGATTAGATATTACTGCTAATTATAATTTTAATGACCAATGGTTTTTAAAACACAAATCGTCTTTTACAAAAGGAAAAGATATTGGTCAAGACCAGGCATTAATTGATATGCCATCTTTAAAAACGGTAAATAGCATTGGTTACTCTAACCTCAAATGGTTAAAACTTAAAACAGAATTACAAAGTGAGTTAGTCTTTAGACAAAATGACTATCCTAATAATAATTTTGAAGTATTTATACCAACAACGCAGCAGACAGCATTGGTTGACGTCAGTACGACGCCTCCAACCTATCATTTATTGCATTTACAAAGTAATATTACCTTAGATATTTCTAAAAAAACAAATTTAAATATTGGGCTAAATATTACAAATGTATTGAATACCAATTACCGAGAAAACCTGAATAGATTACGTTATTTTGCTGATGATCTAGGAAGAAATATAATGTTACAATTAAAATTAAATTATTAA
- a CDS encoding IS110 family transposase has translation MKNYDEVVGIDVSKKTIDAYCYHAQVHREFANELLGYKSLIKWVLKHTKGQTFFYCFENTGYYSLKLALYLSSQDIVYVEESPLKIKRSSGIVKEKTDRLDAQLIARYAWLYREELEPSTVKSNSQLELGRLLALRDQIVRNNAGLKGTLKEMKVLLTSPTTDLGCISLKRSITYLTKQVKGIELRIKEIISQDESMSINFKLLCSLKGIGLVLACQFIYHTGNFTRFDKWRSFSSYCGTAPYEHRSGTSIHRRKQCHYLGDRKMKSLLSMATISAIQHDSELRLYYKRKLAEGKQTMIAVNNVRNKLIARAFAVVKRGTPYVVLQQHVA, from the coding sequence ATGAAAAATTATGATGAAGTAGTTGGAATTGATGTCTCAAAAAAGACAATTGATGCTTATTGTTATCACGCTCAAGTACACCGTGAGTTTGCAAATGAATTACTAGGCTATAAAAGCCTTATAAAATGGGTTTTGAAGCATACAAAAGGACAGACTTTTTTTTATTGTTTTGAGAATACGGGTTATTACTCATTAAAGTTAGCACTTTATTTAAGTAGTCAAGATATTGTTTATGTAGAAGAAAGTCCATTAAAAATCAAGCGTTCTTCTGGTATTGTTAAAGAAAAAACGGACCGTTTGGATGCTCAACTAATTGCTAGATATGCATGGCTATATAGGGAAGAATTAGAACCAAGTACTGTAAAAAGTAATTCACAATTAGAATTAGGTAGATTACTAGCTTTACGGGACCAAATAGTTAGAAACAATGCAGGGCTTAAAGGGACTCTAAAAGAAATGAAAGTACTTTTGACTAGTCCAACAACAGATTTAGGTTGTATTAGTTTAAAACGTAGTATAACGTATTTAACAAAGCAAGTAAAAGGTATAGAATTAAGAATAAAAGAGATTATATCCCAGGATGAATCTATGAGTATAAATTTTAAATTATTATGTAGTCTAAAAGGTATTGGTTTGGTGTTGGCTTGTCAATTTATTTATCACACAGGTAATTTTACACGTTTTGATAAATGGCGTTCATTTTCAAGTTATTGTGGTACAGCACCCTATGAGCATCGCTCTGGGACAAGTATTCATCGTCGAAAACAGTGTCATTATCTAGGAGACAGAAAAATGAAGAGTTTATTAAGTATGGCTACTATATCGGCAATACAACATGATAGTGAACTACGCTTGTATTATAAACGAAAATTAGCAGAGGGCAAACAAACTATGATTGCAGTAAACAATGTTAGAAATAAATTAATAGCTAGAGCTTTTGCAGTTGTGAAAAGAGGAACGCCTTATGTTGTTTTACAACAACATGTAGCTTAA
- a CDS encoding InlB B-repeat-containing protein: MADTYRIGKDGVKVTFPSSGYTYREGKDGRVVAFPSSGYTYREGKNGRVVAFPSSGYTYREGKDGKVVAFPSSGYTYREGKDGRVIAFPSSGHTYREGKDGRVVAFPSSGYTYREGKDGRVVAFPSSGYTYKENKSGRIVPKKL, translated from the coding sequence ATGGCAGATACATACAGAATAGGAAAAGATGGAGTTAAGGTTACTTTTCCATCAAGTGGATATACTTATCGAGAAGGTAAGGATGGTCGAGTTGTGGCTTTTCCTTCATCAGGTTACACGTATAGAGAAGGAAAAAATGGAAGAGTTGTCGCCTTTCCTTCGAGTGGTTATACATATCGAGAGGGAAAAGACGGAAAAGTTGTTGCATTCCCATCTTCAGGATACACTTATAGAGAGGGGAAAGATGGTCGAGTAATAGCATTTCCTTCAAGTGGTCATACTTATCGAGAAGGAAAAGACGGAAGAGTTGTTGCATTTCCTTCAAGCGGATATACTTACCGAGAAGGAAAAGATGGCAGAGTAGTCGCATTTCCATCATCAGGCTATACATATAAAGAAAATAAAAGTGGACGAATAGTTCCTAAAAAACTTTAG
- a CDS encoding type 1 periplasmic binding fold superfamily protein, with translation MKKLKQLSLVLLTSIVFTACSNDDDSSNPEPVNEEEVITTLTATLTPVGGGAAIIFEYRDLDGDGPDAPVVSAPALTANTTYNGTLVLLNETVSPAELINEEIEEESNDHQFFYSASNDIATFTYDDVDGNGDPLGLAFTLTTVDADALGTLTITLRHEPSKSADGVADGDITNAGGATDIEAVFPIEIQ, from the coding sequence ATGAAAAAATTAAAACAATTATCCCTAGTACTATTAACTTCAATAGTATTTACAGCATGTTCCAACGATGACGATTCTTCAAATCCAGAACCTGTCAATGAGGAAGAAGTTATTACAACATTAACTGCCACGTTGACACCTGTTGGAGGCGGCGCAGCTATTATCTTTGAGTATCGTGATTTAGATGGTGATGGACCTGATGCACCAGTTGTATCTGCTCCGGCATTAACCGCTAACACAACCTATAATGGTACTTTAGTATTATTAAATGAAACAGTATCTCCTGCTGAATTGATTAATGAAGAAATTGAAGAAGAAAGTAACGATCATCAATTTTTTTACAGCGCATCAAATGATATAGCGACATTTACTTATGACGATGTTGATGGTAACGGAGACCCATTAGGTTTAGCATTTACTTTAACTACAGTTGATGCAGATGCATTAGGAACTTTGACAATTACTTTACGTCACGAACCAAGTAAATCTGCCGATGGTGTAGCCGATGGAGATATTACCAATGCTGGTGGCGCAACGGATATTGAAGCTGTTTTTCCTATTGAAATACAATAA
- a CDS encoding IS110 family transposase, which yields MKKYVDVIGIDVSKLTIDAHIYNRGVHRVFSNTSKGYKALLSWVEKYLGKDLCFFCFENTGHYSTNLSVYLSENNIDYVEESPLTIKRSSGIIRGKTDQLDSAMIARYAWLYKEELTLSSPKAQDIQELGRLLSFREQLVRDRTGKMSSLKEMQTLLSSPSTDDCCIIVKKMIHYLTKQITTLEQSIKKLIRSDELLEKNYQLLNTLKGVGLILSCQLLYHTNNFKRFDSWRQFSSYCGVAPFAHSSGTSIYRKNRIHKIGDRKMKTLLTLASVSAIQCDKELKQYYEKKVAEGKPKLVALNNVRNKILSRAFAVVKRGTPYVELQKFAA from the coding sequence ATGAAAAAATATGTAGATGTTATCGGTATTGATGTATCTAAATTAACAATTGATGCACATATTTATAATAGAGGCGTTCATCGTGTATTTTCCAATACTTCAAAAGGTTACAAAGCACTATTATCTTGGGTCGAAAAGTACCTTGGTAAAGACCTCTGTTTTTTCTGTTTTGAGAATACAGGTCATTACTCTACAAATCTTAGTGTTTATTTATCAGAAAACAACATAGATTATGTAGAAGAAAGTCCTTTGACCATTAAACGATCTTCCGGAATTATTAGAGGAAAAACAGATCAGCTTGATTCCGCAATGATTGCGAGATATGCATGGCTTTACAAAGAAGAGTTGACTCTAAGTAGTCCAAAAGCGCAAGATATTCAAGAGTTAGGACGTTTGTTATCCTTTAGAGAACAGCTAGTACGAGACCGTACAGGTAAGATGAGTAGTCTTAAAGAAATGCAGACTTTGCTTAGTAGTCCATCGACTGATGATTGTTGTATAATTGTCAAAAAGATGATTCATTATCTTACAAAACAAATTACAACACTTGAGCAAAGTATTAAAAAACTAATACGAAGTGATGAGTTATTGGAAAAGAATTATCAGCTTTTAAATACCTTAAAAGGGGTTGGTTTAATATTATCTTGTCAATTGTTATACCACACGAACAATTTTAAGCGGTTTGATAGTTGGCGTCAGTTTTCAAGTTATTGTGGTGTAGCTCCTTTTGCGCACAGTTCAGGAACCAGTATTTACCGGAAAAACAGAATTCATAAGATAGGAGACCGGAAAATGAAAACACTCTTAACACTTGCCAGTGTTAGCGCAATACAGTGCGATAAAGAATTAAAACAGTATTACGAGAAAAAAGTTGCAGAAGGTAAACCAAAACTGGTGGCTTTAAATAATGTTAGAAATAAGATTTTGTCAAGAGCTTTCGCAGTGGTAAAAAGAGGAACACCTTATGTCGAATTACAAAAATTTGCAGCATAA